From one Conexibacter woesei Iso977N genomic stretch:
- a CDS encoding TOBE domain-containing protein, with product MDNMVRIGAAAAALGVSVDTLRRWERDGRIVFERHGGQRYLQADALAQLLRERSTSERTSARNRLAGVVVAVQADGVMAQVDLACGPYRVVSLMSREAVEDLGLKPGMAATAVIKSTNVIVEA from the coding sequence ATGGACAACATGGTCCGGATCGGCGCCGCGGCCGCGGCGCTCGGGGTGAGCGTCGACACGCTGCGGCGGTGGGAGCGCGACGGCCGGATCGTCTTCGAGCGCCATGGCGGGCAGCGCTACCTGCAGGCCGACGCGCTCGCCCAGCTGCTGCGCGAGCGCTCGACGAGCGAGCGCACGAGCGCCCGCAACCGGCTCGCGGGCGTGGTCGTCGCGGTCCAGGCCGACGGCGTGATGGCGCAGGTCGACCTGGCCTGCGGGCCGTACCGCGTCGTGTCGCTGATGTCACGCGAGGCGGTCGAGGACCTGGGGCTGAAGCCCGGGATGGCCGCGACCGCGGTGATCAAGTCCACCAACGTGATCGTCGAGGCCTAG
- a CDS encoding NADPH-dependent FMN reductase codes for MPPVTPSTLAIVLGSVTPPGRLHRALGDAADAAAERHPGLTVVTLDLGTQHIPFADGRPPAEAGPDVEATVNAIAAAGAVVLATPTYRGSLTGALKNLLDHVPVPALRGKPTAIAAIGASDHHFLGADRHLRDILTFFGAATTPTSLYLTSRDFTDGIPSPDALIRAGELLDTVLGYATALSGEPLGPPPIGR; via the coding sequence ATGCCGCCCGTCACCCCGTCCACGCTCGCGATCGTCCTCGGCTCGGTCACGCCGCCCGGCCGCCTGCACCGCGCGCTCGGCGACGCCGCCGACGCGGCCGCCGAGCGCCACCCCGGCCTGACCGTCGTCACGCTCGACCTCGGGACGCAGCACATCCCGTTCGCCGACGGCCGCCCGCCGGCCGAGGCCGGCCCGGACGTCGAGGCGACCGTCAACGCGATCGCCGCTGCCGGCGCGGTCGTGCTCGCGACGCCCACCTACCGCGGCTCGCTGACCGGCGCGCTGAAGAACCTCCTGGACCACGTGCCGGTCCCCGCGCTGCGCGGCAAGCCGACCGCGATCGCCGCGATCGGCGCGAGCGACCACCACTTCCTCGGCGCCGACCGCCACCTGCGCGACATCCTCACGTTCTTCGGCGCGGCGACCACGCCGACGTCGCTCTACCTGACCTCACGTGACTTCACCGACGGCATCCCCTCCCCCGACGCGCTGATCCGCGCCGGCGAGCTGCTGGACACCGTCCTGGGATACGCAACAGCCCTGAGCGGCGAGCCTCTCGGCCCGCCGCCCATCGGGCGTTAA
- a CDS encoding MlaD family protein yields MRRNQRLGMPPLRAGLLTIFLALLVAYFGFTKAIPFRHHFEIQAVVKSSTLLRPHSPVRIAGVNIGQVVKTERYKNTDDALVTMRIDDSGQPLHRDATLKIRPRLFLEGNFYVDLKPGTPSAGRLSDGGLIPITQTGTPVQLDQVLTALQTDTRGSLQRALKGLGTAFNGEPTAADDAAQDPSVRGLTASQALNKTLKTSPQALRDTGRVAGAFLGPSKHDLSKTLAGLTRAMTALSDNDTALGDFLTDYNATVQTTADHSADLTASVKELGPTARNAAEAFDQLNQALPGTRRFARELAASLPELPATIAAAKPWLAQSKRLLSDEELGGLLRRLSPATSDLAQLGHATREWLPHIDEFNRCVTNVILPTGDIKVNDGDLSANTENYKEFWRAMTGLAGEGQGFDGNGNYLRLQASHGSRSIITGNTNMSDFPFIGQPTLPPLRTRPAYGNQLPVMTRSVPCSQSPVPNVNDRSSTGPADGSASFAKAPSDKAVQGGGAG; encoded by the coding sequence ATGAGACGCAACCAGAGGCTCGGGATGCCCCCGCTGCGCGCGGGCCTGCTGACCATCTTCCTGGCGCTGCTGGTCGCGTACTTCGGGTTCACGAAGGCGATCCCGTTCCGCCATCACTTCGAGATCCAGGCGGTCGTCAAGAGCTCCACGTTGCTGCGGCCGCACTCGCCGGTCCGGATCGCGGGCGTCAACATCGGCCAGGTCGTCAAGACCGAGCGCTACAAGAACACCGACGACGCGCTCGTCACGATGCGCATCGACGACAGCGGCCAGCCGCTGCACCGCGACGCGACGCTGAAGATCCGGCCGCGGCTGTTCCTCGAGGGCAACTTCTACGTCGACCTCAAGCCGGGCACGCCGTCGGCGGGCAGGCTCTCCGACGGCGGGCTGATCCCGATCACGCAGACCGGCACACCGGTCCAGCTCGACCAGGTGCTGACCGCGCTGCAGACCGACACGCGCGGCTCGCTGCAGAGGGCGCTGAAGGGCCTCGGCACCGCGTTCAACGGGGAGCCCACCGCGGCCGACGACGCGGCGCAGGACCCCTCGGTGCGCGGGCTGACCGCCTCGCAGGCGCTGAACAAGACGCTGAAGACGAGCCCGCAGGCGCTGCGCGACACCGGCCGGGTCGCCGGCGCGTTCCTCGGCCCGAGCAAGCACGACCTCTCCAAGACGCTGGCGGGCCTGACGAGGGCGATGACCGCGCTGTCGGACAACGACACCGCGCTCGGCGACTTCCTGACCGACTACAACGCGACCGTCCAGACGACCGCCGACCACTCGGCGGACCTGACCGCCTCGGTCAAGGAGCTGGGTCCGACCGCGAGGAACGCGGCCGAGGCGTTCGACCAGCTCAACCAGGCGCTGCCGGGCACGCGCAGGTTCGCGCGCGAGCTGGCCGCCAGCCTGCCCGAGCTGCCCGCGACGATCGCCGCCGCCAAGCCGTGGCTGGCGCAGAGCAAGAGGCTGCTGAGCGATGAGGAGCTCGGCGGGTTGTTGAGGCGGTTGAGCCCGGCGACGAGCGACCTCGCCCAGCTCGGCCACGCGACCCGCGAGTGGCTGCCGCACATCGACGAGTTCAACCGCTGCGTCACCAACGTGATCCTGCCCACGGGCGACATCAAGGTGAACGACGGCGACCTGTCGGCCAACACGGAGAACTACAAGGAGTTCTGGCGCGCGATGACCGGCCTCGCCGGCGAAGGCCAGGGCTTCGACGGCAACGGCAACTACCTGCGTTTGCAGGCCTCGCACGGCAGCAGGTCGATCATCACCGGCAACACCAACATGTCGGACTTCCCGTTCATCGGCCAGCCGACGTTGCCGCCGCTGCGCACGCGGCCGGCCTACGGCAACCAGCTGCCGGTCATGACGCGCTCGGTGCCGTGCTCGCAGAGCCCGGTGCCGAACGTCAACGACAGGTCCTCGACCGGCCCGGCCGACGGCTCTGCGTCGTTCGCCAAGGCGCCGAGCGACAAGGCCGTGCAGGGCGGAGGCGCCGGCTGA
- a CDS encoding RNA polymerase sigma factor — translation MPGAGLRPLDPQRLGDHVDRLYRAALALCGNRHDAEDLVQETYARVLARPRFLRHDDDLGYLLRVLRNTFLNRLRTQKRRPTPLELDDERDAIGRPGDPRHPEAALEVSELLQAIAALPDDQRDAVVAIDIVGLSYREAGRALGAKEATITTRLHRGRTRLAKLLQTTNPTTLR, via the coding sequence ATGCCCGGGGCCGGCCTGCGCCCACTCGACCCGCAGCGACTCGGCGACCACGTCGACCGCCTCTACCGCGCGGCGCTCGCGCTCTGCGGCAACCGCCATGACGCGGAGGACCTCGTGCAGGAGACCTACGCACGCGTGCTCGCCCGGCCGCGCTTCCTCCGCCACGACGACGACCTCGGCTACCTGCTCCGCGTGCTGCGCAACACGTTCCTCAACCGCCTCCGGACCCAGAAGCGCAGGCCCACGCCGCTGGAGCTCGACGACGAGCGCGACGCGATCGGCCGCCCCGGCGACCCGCGCCACCCCGAGGCCGCGCTGGAGGTCTCCGAGCTGCTGCAGGCGATCGCCGCGCTGCCCGACGACCAGCGCGACGCGGTCGTGGCGATCGACATCGTCGGCCTGAGCTACCGCGAGGCCGGCCGCGCGCTCGGCGCCAAGGAGGCGACGATCACCACCCGCCTGCACCGCGGGCGCACGCGCCTCGCCAAGCTCTTGCAGACCACCAACCCCACCACCCTGCGATGA
- a CDS encoding plastocyanin/azurin family copper-binding protein, whose amino-acid sequence MTGRRTVLAPLAALALAAAAAGCGSSGGGSSSTGSSSGASSGGGYGSGSSAKAATTTRAAPASSSSGALKISAEESNGLSFDKKTLSAKAGRVTITMANPSGDNQPHGVAITGAGGVAKSGQVVQPGGTSTVSLDLRPGRYTFYCPVPGHRQAGMEGTLTVQ is encoded by the coding sequence ATGACCGGCCGCCGCACCGTCCTCGCCCCGCTCGCCGCCCTCGCACTCGCCGCCGCTGCGGCCGGCTGCGGCAGCAGCGGCGGCGGCTCGTCGTCCACGGGCTCCAGCAGCGGCGCCTCCAGCGGCGGCGGCTACGGCAGCGGCAGCAGCGCCAAGGCGGCGACCACCACCAGGGCCGCGCCGGCCTCGTCCTCCAGCGGCGCCCTGAAGATCAGCGCCGAGGAGTCCAACGGCCTGTCGTTCGACAAGAAGACGCTCAGCGCCAAGGCCGGCAGGGTCACGATCACGATGGCCAACCCCTCCGGCGACAACCAGCCCCACGGCGTCGCGATCACCGGCGCCGGCGGGGTCGCCAAGTCCGGCCAGGTCGTTCAGCCGGGCGGCACCTCGACCGTCTCGCTGGACCTCAGGCCGGGCAGGTACACCTTCTACTGCCCGGTCCCCGGCCATCGCCAGGCCGGCATGGAGGGGACGCTCACCGTCCAATGA
- a CDS encoding MlaD family protein, protein MGRRRNMSIAANPILIGGVTVLMVIVAVYLSYNANHGLPFVPTYKVNVVIPNADGLIAGNEVRIGGERAGVVKKIDALSNRDGSTAAELELGLDANTSHLPVDTVVKVRPKSSLGLKYVAITRGSSSQQIASGGTITVPKSQAPAVDIDQFFNMFDEQTREGSAGNLLEYGTGFAGRGGDINTALQNFDPLVRHGEPALDNLLAARTQLDQLFPALGRAAGEVAPVATTQGELFGNLNHTFAALADNSRSLEESIALGPKALDVASEALPAQAGFEEDSTELFRRLKEPFRQLAAASTHLAPAFKAGTPALKVSPQLNARVVQTLDALDAFVSDPRVLPALQRLTETANLLDPIIAFATPAQTDCNYLSLFFRNLGSSLSESDTVGTFLRTDPVVAGQNLNSEAGPASAPANSPDPPNAKFQDQYLHASPYPNTAAPGQPKTCESGNERYVRGRTDIDASPVNPPTTKVDRTRPEPAR, encoded by the coding sequence ATGGGTCGCCGCCGCAACATGTCGATCGCCGCGAACCCGATCCTGATCGGCGGCGTGACCGTCCTGATGGTCATCGTCGCGGTGTACCTGTCCTACAACGCGAACCACGGGCTGCCGTTCGTCCCGACCTACAAGGTCAACGTCGTCATCCCGAACGCCGACGGCCTGATCGCCGGCAACGAGGTCCGCATCGGCGGCGAGCGCGCCGGCGTCGTCAAGAAGATCGACGCGCTCTCCAACAGGGACGGCTCGACCGCCGCCGAGCTCGAGCTGGGCCTCGACGCCAACACGTCGCACCTGCCGGTCGACACGGTCGTGAAGGTCCGGCCGAAGTCGTCGCTGGGCCTCAAGTACGTGGCGATCACCCGCGGCAGCTCGTCGCAGCAGATCGCCAGCGGCGGCACGATCACCGTGCCCAAGTCGCAGGCGCCCGCGGTCGACATCGACCAGTTCTTCAACATGTTCGACGAGCAGACGCGCGAGGGCTCGGCCGGCAACCTGCTCGAGTACGGCACCGGCTTCGCCGGCCGCGGCGGCGACATCAACACCGCCCTGCAGAACTTCGACCCGCTCGTCAGGCACGGCGAGCCGGCGCTCGACAACCTGCTCGCCGCACGCACGCAGCTCGACCAGCTGTTCCCGGCGCTCGGCCGCGCCGCCGGCGAGGTCGCGCCGGTCGCCACGACCCAGGGCGAGCTGTTCGGGAACCTCAACCACACCTTCGCCGCGCTGGCCGACAACAGCAGGTCTCTGGAGGAGAGCATCGCGCTCGGCCCCAAGGCGCTCGACGTCGCGTCCGAGGCGCTGCCCGCGCAGGCCGGCTTCGAGGAGGACTCGACCGAGCTGTTCCGGCGCCTGAAGGAGCCGTTCAGGCAGCTCGCCGCCGCCTCGACGCACCTCGCCCCGGCGTTCAAGGCCGGCACGCCGGCGCTGAAGGTCTCGCCGCAGCTCAACGCGCGCGTGGTCCAGACGCTCGACGCGCTCGACGCCTTCGTCAGCGACCCACGCGTCCTGCCGGCGCTGCAGAGGCTGACCGAGACCGCGAACCTGCTCGACCCGATCATCGCGTTCGCCACGCCGGCCCAGACCGACTGCAACTACCTGTCCTTGTTCTTCCGCAACCTCGGCAGCTCGCTCTCGGAGAGCGACACCGTCGGCACGTTCCTGCGCACCGATCCGGTCGTCGCGGGCCAGAACCTCAACTCGGAGGCCGGCCCGGCGTCCGCGCCCGCCAACTCGCCGGATCCGCCGAACGCGAAGTTCCAGGACCAGTACCTGCACGCCAGCCCGTACCCGAACACCGCCGCGCCGGGCCAGCCGAAGACGTGTGAGTCGGGCAACGAGCGCTACGTGAGGGGCAGGACGGACATCGACGCGTCGCCCGTCAACCCGCCGACGACCAAGGTCGACCGCACGAGGCCGGAGCCGGCGCGATGA
- a CDS encoding MlaD family protein, giving the protein MSIRRRLGLSVIVIVVFALVGAALGAGGDSASGGYRVRAVFDNSSFVIKGEDVKISGVNVGTIDGLDVDSHHRAVVVLKITDPAFIPFRKDATCRVGLQSLIGEQFVECSPTQPRGGDRAPAPELPKVPKGQPGAGQHLLPVSQTSSPVGQDLLNDIMRVPEQQRLPLIINELGAGLTGNGEALAAALRRASPTLQKADKLVAILADQNRTLAKLTDDSATILAPLARHRKDLTGFIKNAGTAGAATARQGDALEQNFAKLPAFLRELGPAADRLGALADQASPTIDALDAQASSVNQTTEELGPLSTQATGALKTLGRVADQGRETLPKANRVVTQLADLGVPLQPLAQNLGALSSSFDRSGGIESLMRFIYFYTGAINGEDASGHYTRAGLSFGNCVTRTPDFDPTSNCLAKFVDTIAKPAPKETGATAASVKDAATPSANTSSSLLSYLLDGGK; this is encoded by the coding sequence ATGAGCATCCGCCGCCGGCTCGGCCTGAGCGTCATCGTGATCGTCGTCTTCGCGCTCGTTGGCGCGGCGCTCGGCGCGGGCGGCGACAGCGCCTCGGGCGGCTACCGCGTCCGCGCGGTCTTCGACAACTCGAGCTTCGTCATCAAGGGCGAGGACGTGAAGATCTCCGGCGTCAACGTCGGCACGATCGACGGCCTCGACGTCGACAGCCACCACCGCGCGGTCGTGGTGCTGAAGATCACCGACCCCGCGTTCATCCCGTTCCGCAAGGACGCGACCTGCCGCGTCGGCCTGCAGTCGCTGATCGGCGAGCAGTTCGTGGAGTGCTCGCCGACCCAGCCGCGCGGCGGCGACCGCGCCCCCGCGCCCGAGCTGCCGAAGGTCCCCAAGGGCCAGCCCGGCGCCGGCCAGCACCTCCTGCCGGTGTCGCAGACCTCGTCGCCGGTCGGCCAGGACCTGCTCAACGACATCATGCGCGTGCCCGAGCAGCAGCGCCTGCCGTTGATCATCAACGAGCTCGGCGCCGGCCTGACCGGCAACGGCGAGGCGCTGGCCGCCGCGCTGCGCCGCGCGAGCCCGACGCTGCAGAAGGCTGACAAGCTCGTCGCGATCCTCGCCGACCAGAACCGGACGCTCGCGAAGCTGACCGACGACTCCGCGACGATCCTCGCCCCGCTGGCCCGGCACCGCAAGGACCTGACCGGGTTCATTAAGAACGCCGGGACCGCGGGTGCCGCGACCGCGCGCCAGGGCGACGCGCTGGAGCAGAACTTCGCCAAGCTGCCCGCGTTCCTGAGGGAGCTCGGCCCGGCGGCCGACCGCCTCGGCGCGCTCGCCGACCAGGCGTCGCCGACGATCGACGCGCTCGACGCGCAGGCGTCGTCGGTCAACCAGACGACCGAGGAGCTCGGACCGCTGAGCACGCAGGCGACCGGAGCGCTGAAGACGCTCGGCAGGGTCGCCGACCAGGGCCGCGAGACGCTGCCGAAGGCCAACAGGGTCGTCACGCAGCTCGCCGACCTGGGTGTCCCGCTGCAGCCGCTGGCGCAGAACCTCGGCGCGCTCTCGTCGAGCTTCGACAGGAGCGGCGGCATCGAGTCGCTGATGCGGTTCATCTACTTCTACACCGGCGCGATCAACGGCGAGGACGCCTCCGGGCACTACACGCGCGCGGGGCTGTCGTTCGGCAACTGCGTGACACGCACCCCGGACTTCGACCCGACCAGCAACTGCCTGGCGAAGTTCGTCGACACGATCGCCAAGCCGGCTCCGAAGGAGACCGGCGCGACCGCGGCGAGCGTCAAGGACGCTGCGACGCCGTCGGCCAACACCTCGTCCTCGCTGCTCAGCTACCTCCTCGACGGGGGCAAGTGA
- a CDS encoding MlaD family protein → MRVRGLRKQLGNAVWLVAMIATGLIVGSYLLAHERIAWPSWVPGLGRDYFYVNAKFTTAAGVLPGQGNAVTIAGVKVGEISGEKVQDGQAVLKLRLDAKYGHVHPDATLLLRPKTALKDMVAEMDPGTKGPELKDGDTLGVSSTEPDVNLDEILAGLDGDTRAALVSLLQNGGEALDGQGGKELSATFKRFEPLSRDAAQASKLVAERRVKLRTLMGNLSLLAQELGDRDRELGEFVNSSAAVFRHFDNQNQALGETLSLLPSTLQKTNVGVGKLNNLGRSLNRGLRDLQPTADALGPALKATQPFLKQTTPVIRDSLRPFSVEARPTVDKLVPASTHLAKATPHLDTLTKMLNDLLAELAHDPPGDGVHGNSYLYYVPWANHNSNSVMAAQDGLGPVRHSLILYPCQALTALKAFSSGRDNPTLGAELQLLGVPAPGSCGRAG, encoded by the coding sequence ATGCGCGTCCGCGGCCTGCGCAAGCAGCTCGGCAACGCCGTCTGGCTCGTCGCGATGATCGCGACCGGCCTGATCGTCGGCTCCTACCTGCTCGCCCACGAGCGGATCGCCTGGCCGTCGTGGGTCCCGGGCCTGGGCAGGGACTACTTCTACGTCAACGCGAAGTTCACGACCGCGGCCGGCGTGCTGCCGGGGCAGGGCAACGCGGTGACGATCGCGGGCGTCAAGGTCGGCGAGATCTCGGGCGAGAAGGTGCAGGACGGGCAGGCCGTCCTCAAGCTCCGCCTCGACGCCAAGTACGGGCACGTCCATCCGGACGCGACGCTGCTGCTGCGCCCGAAGACCGCGCTGAAGGACATGGTCGCCGAGATGGATCCCGGCACCAAGGGCCCGGAGCTGAAGGACGGCGACACGCTCGGCGTCTCCTCGACCGAGCCCGACGTCAACCTCGACGAAATCCTCGCCGGCCTCGACGGCGACACGCGCGCCGCGCTCGTCTCGCTGCTGCAGAACGGCGGCGAGGCGCTCGACGGGCAGGGCGGCAAGGAGCTGTCGGCGACGTTCAAGCGCTTCGAGCCGCTCTCGCGCGACGCCGCGCAGGCCAGCAAGCTCGTCGCCGAGCGGCGCGTCAAGTTGAGGACCTTGATGGGCAACCTGTCGTTGTTGGCCCAGGAGCTGGGCGACAGGGACAGGGAGCTCGGCGAGTTCGTCAACTCCAGCGCCGCGGTCTTCCGCCACTTCGACAACCAGAACCAGGCGCTCGGCGAGACGCTGTCGCTGCTGCCCAGCACGCTGCAGAAGACCAACGTCGGGGTCGGCAAGTTGAACAACTTGGGCAGGTCGCTCAACAGGGGCCTGAGGGACCTGCAGCCGACGGCCGACGCGCTCGGACCGGCGCTCAAGGCGACCCAGCCGTTCCTGAAGCAGACGACACCGGTCATCAGGGACTCGCTGCGCCCGTTCTCGGTCGAGGCGCGGCCGACGGTCGACAAGCTCGTCCCGGCCTCCACGCACCTGGCCAAGGCCACGCCCCACCTGGACACCTTGACCAAGATGTTGAACGACCTGCTCGCCGAGCTCGCGCACGACCCGCCCGGCGACGGTGTCCACGGCAACTCGTACCTGTACTACGTGCCCTGGGCCAACCACAACAGCAACTCGGTCATGGCCGCGCAGGACGGGCTCGGCCCGGTCCGCCACAGCCTGATCCTGTACCCGTGCCAGGCGCTCACGGCGCTCAAGGCGTTCAGTTCCGGCAGGGACAACCCCACGCTGGGCGCTGAGCTGCAGCTGCTCGGCGTGCCCGCCCCCGGATCCTGTGGGAGGGCCGGATGA
- a CDS encoding MlaD family protein: MIKTVPTLGRIAVMAIFALSSFGACLYLWMAFGGASPLKAKGYRVHIAFPEATQLANQSDVRISGVSVGKVIKLAPGRDNRTETTIELKNKFAPIPADSRAILRVKSLLGETYVELTPGNRKGPKLADNGTLNPGQVAPTVELDEILSTFDTKTQRAFQTWMESQAAAVQGRGPDINAFFGTLPGFTEKFDRLFETLDAQDAATSKAIASTGEVFNALSEREGELRGLVTDSQRLFQVTDERNDDLARIFQRLPRFERESTETLPLLTDFGNHARPAIRQLQPAATAMEPAFTALNQLSPQFQGFFGQLQDVVDASEKGLPAFNRILKNLPPLLDDFQPFLRNANPMVRYIGQNKREVTGFFANVTASSQAYDLGGQTVATNYNPHYVRTSQILSPETLSFYPHPLGTSRLNPYTGAGQTLDQLKNGASIFGTCPSGNVALPTDASPSTLLPLIEPYVFRTPDKNAVAAPACRTQGNYPGFSTAFPQLTAEP; the protein is encoded by the coding sequence ATGATCAAGACCGTCCCGACCCTCGGCCGCATCGCGGTGATGGCGATCTTCGCGCTGTCGAGCTTCGGCGCGTGCCTCTACCTGTGGATGGCCTTCGGCGGCGCGTCGCCGCTGAAGGCCAAGGGCTACCGCGTCCACATCGCCTTCCCGGAGGCGACGCAGCTCGCCAACCAGTCCGACGTCCGGATCTCCGGCGTCAGCGTCGGCAAGGTCATCAAGTTGGCCCCGGGCAGGGACAACCGGACCGAGACGACGATCGAGCTGAAGAACAAGTTCGCGCCGATCCCGGCCGACAGCCGGGCGATCCTGCGCGTGAAGTCGCTGCTCGGCGAGACCTACGTCGAGCTGACGCCCGGCAACCGCAAGGGCCCGAAGCTCGCCGACAACGGCACGCTGAACCCGGGCCAGGTCGCGCCGACCGTCGAGCTCGACGAGATCCTCTCGACCTTCGACACCAAGACTCAGAGGGCGTTCCAGACCTGGATGGAGTCCCAGGCCGCCGCGGTCCAGGGCCGCGGGCCGGACATCAACGCGTTCTTCGGCACGCTGCCGGGCTTCACCGAGAAGTTCGACAGGCTGTTCGAGACGCTCGACGCCCAGGACGCCGCGACGAGCAAGGCGATCGCCTCGACCGGCGAGGTCTTCAACGCGCTCAGCGAGCGCGAGGGCGAGCTGCGCGGGCTGGTCACCGACTCCCAGCGCCTGTTCCAGGTCACCGACGAGCGCAACGACGACCTCGCGAGGATCTTCCAGCGGCTGCCGCGCTTCGAGCGCGAGAGCACCGAGACGCTGCCGCTGCTGACCGACTTCGGCAACCACGCGCGGCCCGCGATCAGGCAGCTGCAGCCCGCCGCGACCGCGATGGAGCCGGCGTTCACCGCGCTCAACCAGCTGTCGCCGCAGTTCCAGGGCTTCTTCGGCCAGCTGCAGGACGTGGTCGACGCGTCCGAGAAGGGCCTGCCGGCGTTCAACAGGATCTTGAAGAACCTGCCGCCGCTGCTCGACGACTTCCAGCCGTTCCTGAGGAACGCCAACCCGATGGTCAGGTACATCGGGCAGAACAAGCGGGAGGTCACGGGCTTCTTCGCCAACGTGACCGCCTCGTCGCAGGCGTACGACCTCGGCGGCCAGACGGTGGCGACCAACTACAACCCGCACTACGTGCGCACGTCGCAGATCCTCAGCCCCGAGACGCTGAGCTTCTATCCGCACCCGCTCGGCACGTCGCGGCTCAACCCCTACACGGGCGCGGGCCAGACGCTCGACCAGCTCAAGAACGGCGCGAGCATCTTCGGGACCTGCCCTTCGGGCAACGTCGCGCTCCCGACCGACGCGTCGCCCTCGACGCTGCTGCCGCTGATCGAGCCCTACGTCTTCCGGACGCCCGACAAGAACGCGGTCGCCGCGCCGGCCTGCAGGACGCAGGGCAACTACCCCGGCTTCTCGACGGCGTTCCCGCAGCTGACCGCCGAGCCCTGA
- a CDS encoding MlaD family protein codes for MYIADISTAVRHPSRAPRMLAVLALLLVAAVLGWLLLRGSSHHYRLVFSSAGQLVKGDLVRIGGTPAGKVTSVGLSDDDQAEIDIDVDKGYGPLHEGTSATIRAEGLTGVASRYVDISPASQTRPTLDDDALIRGDKTTSIVEIDQLFDTLDPKTRDGLRGLIRGSADWYDGRESAANVSAQQVPRTLAELSQVADEITSDSATFEQFLVKTGDALGTVADHRDQLTGLVSNTQQTADALASDTASLSTALHEVPTALESGSDAFEQLRPALTDLRKLTDSTQANTKDLKSFLEDLTPVLHEATPTIGELRRMFAQPGAANDLLDALKDLPTIGKESDRAFPDGRKALRQSTPIFSYARPYIPDIVSWVRGYGSAAATYDANGHYIKTVPVFNAYTFRDDANGGTLTPRPADERGSSPALSTGNLARCPGASTPAPADRSTVFVDQGPLANTDCNPAETVRANG; via the coding sequence GTGTACATTGCCGACATCTCGACCGCGGTCCGCCATCCGTCCCGGGCGCCGCGCATGCTGGCGGTCCTTGCCCTGTTGCTCGTCGCAGCGGTGCTCGGATGGCTCCTGCTGCGCGGCAGCTCGCATCACTATCGCCTCGTCTTCAGCAGCGCGGGTCAGCTCGTCAAGGGCGACCTCGTGCGCATCGGCGGCACGCCCGCGGGCAAGGTCACGTCGGTCGGCCTCAGCGACGACGACCAGGCCGAGATCGACATCGACGTCGACAAGGGCTACGGCCCGCTGCACGAGGGCACGAGCGCGACGATCCGCGCCGAGGGCCTGACCGGTGTGGCGTCCCGCTACGTCGACATCAGCCCGGCCTCGCAGACGCGCCCGACGCTCGACGACGACGCGCTGATCCGCGGCGACAAGACCACGTCGATCGTCGAGATCGACCAGCTCTTCGACACGCTCGACCCGAAGACGCGCGACGGGCTCAGGGGCCTGATCCGCGGCTCGGCCGACTGGTACGACGGCAGGGAGTCGGCGGCCAACGTGTCGGCCCAGCAGGTCCCGAGGACGCTGGCCGAGCTGAGCCAGGTCGCCGACGAGATCACCTCGGACTCGGCGACCTTCGAGCAGTTCCTGGTCAAGACCGGCGACGCGCTCGGCACCGTCGCCGATCACCGCGACCAGCTCACCGGCCTGGTCTCCAACACCCAGCAGACCGCCGACGCGCTGGCCTCCGACACCGCATCGCTGTCGACCGCGCTGCACGAGGTGCCGACGGCGCTGGAGAGCGGCAGCGACGCGTTCGAGCAGCTGCGCCCGGCGCTGACCGACCTGCGCAAGCTGACCGACTCCACCCAGGCCAACACGAAGGACCTGAAGTCGTTCCTGGAGGACCTGACCCCGGTCCTGCACGAGGCGACGCCGACGATCGGCGAGCTGCGCAGGATGTTCGCGCAGCCCGGCGCGGCCAACGACCTGCTCGACGCGCTCAAGGACCTGCCGACGATCGGCAAGGAGAGCGACAGGGCGTTCCCGGACGGCCGCAAGGCGCTGAGGCAGTCGACGCCGATCTTCTCCTACGCGCGCCCGTACATCCCCGACATCGTGTCGTGGGTCCGCGGCTACGGCAGCGCGGCGGCGACCTACGACGCCAACGGCCACTACATCAAGACCGTCCCGGTCTTCAACGCCTACACCTTCAGGGACGACGCCAACGGCGGCACGCTCACGCCGCGCCCGGCCGACGAGCGCGGCAGCAGCCCGGCGCTGTCGACCGGCAACCTCGCGCGCTGCCCGGGCGCCTCGACCCCGGCACCCGCAGACCGGTCGACGGTGTTCGTCGACCAGGGCCCGCTGGCCAACACCGACTGCAACCCGGCCGAGACCGTGAGGGCGAACGGATGA